A single window of Eucalyptus grandis isolate ANBG69807.140 chromosome 1, ASM1654582v1, whole genome shotgun sequence DNA harbors:
- the LOC104432978 gene encoding uncharacterized protein LOC104432978, with amino-acid sequence MGLLRSLTMLMLQLWLLRPMKLGAQNVSTGNFSSARALDMILQDYAYEAFVRPRTGIPYGGRVPLNLTGINITAMRLRSGSLRTRGVKMYREFEIPTGVIVRPYVKRLVLVYQNLGILSEGYYPLPSHKYLAPVLGLLAYNASNLSATNLPELDIGASGDPILVHFSSIRPAPAGSVPRCVQFDLRGLVNFSDVESGNTCSTKQQGHFSIVIESIAPSPSPTFPPPPGEGPGPSPGPSGTSRSWVVVGSVLGGLALLVLLALLVFWVQRFKKRKRIQRMERAADAGEALRVTRVGDTTAPAAMVTRTQPALEHEYVP; translated from the coding sequence ATGGGGCTTCTTCGAAGTCTCACGATGCTTATGCTTCAGTTATGGTTGTTGCGACCAATGAAACTTGGAGCCCAGAATGTTTCTACTGGGAATTTCAGTTCTGCTAGGGCTTTGGATATGATTCTTCAGGACTATGCTTACGAGGCGTTCGTCCGTCCGAGAACTGGGATTCCTTATGGTGGGAGAGTTCCGTTGAATTTGACCGGTATCAATATAACAGCGATGAGGCTCAGAAGTGGGAGCTTGAGGACCAGAGGTGTTAAGATGTACAGAGAGTTTGAGATTCCAACTGGTGTTATCGTGCGCCCGTATGTGAAGAGGCTAGTTCTGGTGTACCAGAACCTTGGCATTTTGTCTGAAGGGTACTATCCTTTGCCTAGTCATAAATATTTAGCTCCTGTTTTGGGTCTTCTTGCTTATAATGCATCCAATTTATCAGCCACAAATTTGCCCGAGTTGGATATCGGGGCTTCCGGCGACCCTATATTGGTCCACTTCAGCAGCATCAGACCAGCTCCAGCAGGGTCTGTGCCAAGATGTGTTCAGTTTGATTTGCGTGGTTTGGTCAATTTTAGTGATGTAGAATCAGGAAATACGTGTTCAACGAAGCAACAGGGGCATTTCTCGATAGTGATTGAGTCAATTGCCCCTTCTCCATCTCCGACCTTTCCTCCCCCACCTGGGGAAGGCCCAGGTCCGAGTCCTGGGCCGAGTGGAACTTCCAGATCTTGGGTGGTAGTTGGTTCCGTGCTCGGTGGACTGGCATTGTTGGTTTTGTTGGCATTGCTGGTCTTTTGGGTGCAAAGgttcaagaaaaggaagagaattcAGCGAATGGAAAGAGCTGCAGATGCAGGGGAAGCTCTAAGGGTGACACGGGTCGGTGATACGACAGCGCCGGCAGCTATGGTCACCAGGACTCAACCTGCCCTCGAGCATGAGTATGTGCCCTGA